The Streptomyces sp. Mut1 genome window below encodes:
- a CDS encoding SPFH domain-containing protein yields MTEPLDGNTATQPPAGLAPDAPDMPEPQVRETKAHSIAGGLGLLLTVIGVIAGIALAIIGGVIASNGTKAAGIPLCVLGILLTVVSFFCMGGVKMVAPGEARVIQLFGRYVGTIRTDGLRWINPLTSSRKISTRVRNHETAVLKVNDAYGNPIELAAIVVWKVEDTAQALFEVDDFLEFVATQTEAAVRHIAIEYPYDAHDEGGLSLRGNAEEITEKLAVELTARVQAAGVRIIESRFSHLAYAPEIASAMLQRQQAGAVVAARQQIVEGAVGMVEMALSRIAEQDIVELDPERKAAMVSNLMVVLCGDRAVQPVLNTGTLYQ; encoded by the coding sequence ATGACCGAACCGCTCGACGGGAACACCGCGACCCAGCCGCCGGCCGGCCTGGCCCCGGACGCCCCGGACATGCCGGAACCGCAGGTCCGCGAGACGAAGGCACACAGCATCGCGGGCGGCCTCGGGCTGCTGCTGACCGTGATCGGCGTGATCGCCGGCATCGCGCTCGCCATCATCGGCGGCGTCATCGCCTCGAACGGCACCAAGGCCGCGGGCATCCCGCTCTGCGTCCTGGGCATCCTGCTCACCGTCGTCTCGTTCTTCTGCATGGGCGGCGTGAAGATGGTCGCACCGGGCGAGGCCCGGGTCATCCAGCTGTTCGGCCGGTACGTGGGCACCATCCGCACCGACGGCCTGCGCTGGATCAACCCGCTGACCTCCAGCCGCAAGATCTCCACCCGCGTCCGGAACCACGAGACGGCCGTCCTCAAGGTCAACGACGCCTACGGCAACCCGATCGAGCTCGCCGCGATCGTCGTGTGGAAGGTCGAGGACACCGCGCAGGCCCTCTTCGAGGTGGACGACTTCCTGGAGTTCGTCGCCACCCAGACCGAGGCCGCCGTCCGGCACATCGCCATCGAGTACCCGTACGACGCCCACGACGAGGGCGGCCTGTCGCTGCGGGGCAACGCCGAGGAGATCACCGAGAAGCTGGCCGTCGAGCTGACCGCCCGGGTGCAGGCGGCGGGCGTGCGGATCATCGAGTCGCGTTTCAGCCACCTCGCGTACGCCCCCGAGATCGCCTCCGCGATGCTCCAGCGCCAGCAGGCCGGCGCGGTCGTCGCGGCCCGTCAGCAGATCGTGGAGGGCGCGGTCGGCATGGTCGAGATGGCGCTGAGCCGGATCGCCGAGCAGGACATCGTCGAGCTGGACCCGGAGCGCAAGGCCGCCATGGTCAGCAATCTGATGGTGGTCCTGTGCGGTGACCGCGCCGTCCAGCCGGTCCTCAACACGGGCACGCTCTACCAGTGA
- a CDS encoding transglycosylase domain-containing protein, with protein MGRADARRAQRRAAKSGGIRRLFTWRKLLGTAFGVILLGMGAFAVLYMVVDVPEGNARAKLQANVYKYSDGSLLARTGEVNREIVSLAEVPKPVQDTFVAAENKSFYDDHGIDFKGTTRGLINTLSGKGKQGGSTITQQYVKNYYLEQDQTVTRKLKELVISLKVDQKRSKKEILAGYINTSYYGRGAYGIQAAAQAYYGVDAKDLNVSQGAYLAALLQAPSQYDWAVAGPRGKALVKERWAYTLNNMVEEDWLDPAERQKLKFPVPRDPKPLNGTAGQKGYIVEMARQAVLKQLDISGEQFDLGGWTITVNIDKKKQQQLEKSVETKLIDKLDTKKRKLDQDIQAGAVSLDPKSGAVLALYGGRGQNEHWVSNAARRDYQPASTFKPVILAAALDEKSKTQDGEQITASTRYDGTSKRPVVGGDRYFAPENEDDHDYGEITVQTAMNQSVNSVFAQMGVDVGMSRVMATAGKLGMDVEGMSVGPAQTLGSMGASPLEMAGIYATLDNHGKKVTPQIVKSAVHQGDEPLKLPDAIGDQVISRQAADSVTSVLTGVVDDGTARGSVRNAEGLLKQDIAGKTGTSDDNKSAWFTGYTPDLVTSVGLFGEAAFDRTGDDGKKIKKNAQVTLQGAGGGGRVNGGGFPAEIWADYMGHSLGKASKFVLDTDMGAAVSPPPSSHSASPRTSASDDSTPSGEPSDDTPTSEPPPSSEAPPSSPPPSPSDDPTSEPPPGPSTEPGPDPSTSIGLPDISGDKRPDNSAER; from the coding sequence ATGGGTCGAGCGGATGCGCGACGAGCCCAGCGGCGGGCTGCGAAGAGCGGCGGCATACGCAGACTCTTCACCTGGCGCAAACTACTGGGCACGGCCTTCGGGGTGATCCTTCTGGGCATGGGCGCCTTCGCCGTGCTCTACATGGTTGTGGACGTACCCGAGGGCAACGCCAGGGCCAAGCTCCAGGCCAACGTCTACAAGTACTCCGACGGCAGCCTGCTGGCCAGGACCGGCGAGGTCAACCGCGAGATCGTGAGCCTCGCCGAGGTACCCAAACCGGTCCAGGACACCTTCGTCGCCGCCGAGAACAAGTCCTTCTACGACGACCACGGCATCGACTTCAAGGGCACCACGCGCGGCCTGATCAACACCCTCTCCGGCAAGGGCAAGCAGGGTGGCTCGACCATCACCCAGCAGTACGTCAAGAACTACTACCTGGAGCAGGACCAGACGGTCACCCGGAAGCTCAAGGAGCTGGTCATCTCACTGAAGGTGGACCAGAAGAGGAGCAAGAAGGAGATCCTCGCCGGGTACATCAACACCAGCTACTACGGCCGCGGCGCCTACGGCATCCAGGCCGCCGCGCAGGCGTACTACGGCGTGGACGCCAAGGACCTGAACGTCTCCCAGGGCGCCTACCTCGCCGCGTTGCTCCAGGCGCCCAGCCAGTACGACTGGGCCGTCGCCGGGCCGAGGGGCAAGGCGCTCGTCAAGGAGCGATGGGCGTACACGCTGAACAACATGGTCGAGGAGGACTGGCTCGACCCCGCCGAACGCCAGAAGCTGAAGTTCCCCGTCCCCCGCGACCCCAAGCCGCTGAACGGCACGGCCGGCCAGAAGGGGTACATCGTCGAGATGGCCCGCCAGGCGGTGCTGAAGCAGCTGGACATCAGCGGCGAGCAGTTCGACCTCGGTGGCTGGACGATCACCGTCAACATCGACAAGAAGAAGCAGCAGCAGCTGGAGAAGTCGGTCGAGACCAAGCTGATCGACAAGCTGGACACCAAGAAGCGCAAGCTCGACCAGGACATCCAGGCCGGCGCCGTCTCCCTCGACCCGAAGAGCGGCGCGGTGCTCGCCCTGTACGGCGGACGCGGCCAGAACGAGCACTGGGTGTCGAACGCCGCCCGGCGCGACTACCAGCCCGCCTCCACCTTCAAGCCCGTCATCCTCGCCGCCGCCCTCGACGAGAAGTCGAAGACGCAGGACGGCGAGCAGATCACCGCGAGCACCCGCTACGACGGCACCAGCAAGCGCCCGGTCGTCGGCGGCGACAGGTACTTCGCGCCGGAGAACGAGGACGACCACGACTACGGCGAGATCACCGTCCAGACCGCGATGAACCAGTCCGTCAACTCCGTCTTCGCGCAGATGGGCGTGGACGTCGGCATGAGCAGGGTGATGGCGACCGCGGGCAAGCTCGGCATGGACGTGGAGGGGATGAGTGTCGGACCGGCACAGACGCTCGGCTCCATGGGCGCCAGCCCGCTGGAGATGGCCGGGATCTACGCCACGCTCGACAACCACGGCAAGAAGGTCACCCCGCAGATCGTGAAGTCCGCCGTCCACCAGGGCGACGAGCCGCTGAAGCTGCCCGACGCGATCGGCGACCAGGTGATCTCGCGCCAGGCCGCGGACTCCGTGACGTCGGTGCTGACCGGCGTGGTCGACGACGGTACGGCCCGCGGCTCCGTCCGCAACGCCGAAGGGCTCCTGAAGCAGGACATCGCCGGCAAGACCGGTACCTCGGACGACAACAAGTCGGCCTGGTTCACCGGCTACACCCCGGACCTGGTCACCTCGGTCGGTCTGTTCGGCGAGGCGGCCTTCGACCGCACCGGCGACGACGGCAAGAAGATCAAGAAGAACGCGCAGGTGACCCTCCAGGGCGCCGGCGGCGGCGGCCGCGTCAACGGCGGCGGCTTCCCGGCCGAGATCTGGGCCGACTACATGGGCCACTCCCTCGGCAAGGCGAGCAAGTTCGTCCTCGACACCGACATGGGCGCCGCCGTCAGCCCGCCGCCGTCGTCCCACTCGGCGTCCCCCAGGACCTCGGCCTCCGACGACTCCACGCCCTCCGGCGAACCGTCCGACGACACACCGACCTCCGAGCCGCCCCCCTCCAGCGAGGCCCCGCCGAGCTCACCGCCCCCCTCGCCCTCGGACGATCCGACCTCGGAGCCGCCCCCCGGTCCGTCGACGGAACCGGGCCCGGACCCCTCGACCTCCATCGGCCTGCCGGACATCTCGGGGGACAAGCGGCCGGACAACAGCGCCGAACGATGA
- a CDS encoding ABC transporter permease: MTLLDEKRAPAPAPAPPARPSRTPSWLRDLALGVRFAAGGGREGWTRTLLTAVGVGLGVTLLFLAASVPHALDARNARTDARAETKISENRDAQAKKTDSTVLRISADTEYHDRSITGYLMRAEGDRPVLPPGIDALPGPGEMVVSPALRDLLASPDNALLKERFPYKLTGTIADEGLRSPNELWFYAGSDTLTTAAGGHRVTGYGDPGPTPPLAPMLIVLVIMVCVVLLAPVAIFIATAVRFGGERRDRRLAALRLVGTDIRTTRRIAAGEAFFGSALGVVVGLVLFLVGRRFVGYIEVWDVSAFPADLAPDLRLCLLVALAVPLTAVLVTLTAMRSVVIEPLGVVRDSRARKRRLWWRLLLPLAGLGVFWVTGKAGEYEVVNPYAIAGGAVLVLVGLALLLPWLVEACVKRMRGGPVPWQLATRRLQLSSGTASRAVSGVTVAVAGAVAVQMLFAAMNADFNKLTGQDTSRAQFYASSEQVSGDSAVRTIKEFRATRGVTQVIGMVEAYASKPGKYAEDDIQPTTSFSVGDCATLREVARIGSCEDGDTFVVHPRNDKEMQGWMDKTARKGKEVEFESGSGRKLRWTLPADAKTVVSRKDPVGEDRWGIMATPGAIDATTLPGASTVSQIRIDESVPDVAEYVRNTAARIDPGMLVVTMSSVERDRQYASIQTGLQVGATITLLLIAASMLVSQLEQLRERKRLLSVLVAFGTRRITLGWSVLWQTAVPVVIGLAVAVAGGLALGATLCWMVDKEVSDWLVFLPLAGAGGALILLVTLLSLPPLWRMMRPDGLRSE, from the coding sequence ATGACGCTGCTCGACGAGAAGCGCGCCCCGGCCCCCGCGCCCGCGCCGCCGGCCCGCCCCTCCCGTACCCCGTCCTGGCTGCGCGACCTCGCGCTCGGCGTCCGGTTCGCCGCCGGCGGCGGACGCGAGGGCTGGACCCGCACGCTGCTCACCGCCGTCGGCGTGGGCCTCGGCGTGACGCTCCTCTTCCTCGCCGCCTCCGTGCCGCACGCGCTGGACGCCCGCAACGCGCGGACCGACGCCCGCGCCGAGACGAAGATCTCCGAGAACCGCGACGCGCAGGCGAAGAAGACGGACAGCACGGTCCTGCGGATCTCGGCGGACACCGAGTACCACGACCGCTCCATCACCGGCTACCTGATGCGCGCCGAGGGGGACCGCCCGGTCCTCCCGCCGGGCATCGACGCCCTGCCGGGCCCCGGCGAGATGGTGGTCTCCCCCGCCCTGAGGGATCTGCTCGCCTCCCCGGACAACGCCCTGCTCAAGGAGCGTTTCCCGTACAAGCTGACCGGCACGATCGCGGACGAGGGGCTGCGTTCACCCAACGAACTGTGGTTCTACGCCGGCAGCGACACCCTGACCACGGCGGCGGGCGGCCACCGGGTCACCGGCTACGGCGACCCCGGCCCCACCCCGCCGCTCGCCCCCATGCTCATCGTGCTGGTGATCATGGTCTGCGTGGTGCTGCTGGCCCCCGTCGCCATCTTCATCGCCACCGCCGTGCGCTTCGGCGGCGAACGCCGCGACCGCCGCCTGGCCGCCCTGCGCCTGGTCGGCACGGACATCAGGACGACCCGCAGGATCGCGGCGGGCGAGGCCTTCTTCGGCTCCGCCCTCGGTGTGGTCGTCGGCCTCGTCCTCTTCCTGGTGGGGCGTCGGTTCGTGGGCTACATCGAGGTGTGGGACGTCAGCGCCTTCCCCGCCGACCTCGCCCCGGACCTGCGGCTCTGCCTGCTCGTCGCGCTCGCCGTCCCGCTGACCGCGGTGCTCGTCACACTGACCGCGATGCGCTCGGTGGTCATCGAACCGCTCGGGGTCGTCCGCGACAGCCGGGCCCGCAAGCGCCGTCTGTGGTGGCGGCTGCTGCTTCCGCTCGCCGGGCTCGGCGTGTTCTGGGTCACCGGGAAGGCCGGTGAGTACGAGGTCGTGAACCCGTACGCCATCGCCGGCGGCGCGGTCCTCGTCCTGGTCGGGCTCGCCCTGCTGCTGCCGTGGCTGGTCGAGGCCTGCGTGAAGCGGATGCGCGGCGGCCCGGTGCCCTGGCAGCTCGCCACCCGCCGGCTCCAGCTGAGCAGCGGGACCGCCTCCCGCGCGGTCAGCGGCGTCACGGTGGCGGTGGCCGGCGCGGTGGCCGTGCAGATGCTGTTCGCCGCGATGAACGCCGACTTCAACAAGCTCACCGGACAGGACACCAGCCGGGCCCAGTTCTACGCCTCCTCGGAGCAGGTCAGCGGCGACTCCGCCGTGCGGACCATCAAGGAGTTCCGCGCCACCAGGGGCGTCACCCAGGTCATCGGCATGGTCGAGGCGTACGCCTCCAAACCGGGGAAGTACGCCGAGGACGACATCCAGCCCACCACCTCCTTCAGCGTCGGAGACTGCGCCACCCTGCGCGAGGTCGCCCGCATCGGCTCCTGCGAGGACGGCGACACCTTCGTCGTGCATCCCAGGAACGACAAGGAGATGCAGGGCTGGATGGACAAGACCGCCCGCAAGGGCAAGGAGGTCGAGTTCGAGTCGGGCAGCGGCAGGAAGCTGCGCTGGACGCTGCCGGCGGACGCGAAGACCGTCGTCAGCCGCAAGGACCCGGTGGGCGAGGACCGCTGGGGAATCATGGCCACCCCCGGGGCGATCGACGCGACCACCCTGCCGGGCGCGAGCACCGTCTCGCAGATCCGCATCGACGAGAGCGTCCCGGACGTCGCCGAGTACGTACGCAACACGGCGGCCCGTATCGACCCCGGCATGCTCGTGGTCACCATGAGCTCCGTCGAACGCGACCGCCAGTACGCCAGCATCCAGACGGGCCTTCAGGTCGGCGCGACCATCACGCTGCTCCTGATCGCGGCGTCCATGCTGGTCTCCCAGCTGGAGCAGCTGCGCGAGCGCAAGCGCCTGCTCTCGGTGCTGGTCGCCTTCGGCACCCGGCGGATCACGCTCGGCTGGTCGGTGCTGTGGCAGACCGCGGTCCCGGTGGTCATCGGACTCGCGGTGGCGGTGGCCGGCGGCCTGGCGCTGGGCGCCACGCTGTGCTGGATGGTCGACAAGGAGGTGTCCGACTGGCTGGTGTTCCTGCCGCTGGCGGGCGCGGGCGGGGCGCTCATCCTCCTGGTCACCCTGCTCTCCCTGCCGCCGCTGTGGCGCATGATGCGCCCGGACGGGCTGCGCAGCGAGTAG
- a CDS encoding ABC transporter ATP-binding protein has protein sequence MTPAGSLLSAHDLRKTYGSTPALDGASFSVHPGEVVAVMGPSGSGKSTLLHCLAGIITPDSGTITYAGRELSTMSDADRSALRRSEFGFVFQFGQLVPELTCVENVALPMRLNGTRRKDAERTALAWMERLEVEDIGAKRPGEVSGGQGQRVAVARALAASPKVIFADEPTGALDSFNGERVMQLLTEAARSANVAVVLVTHEARVAAYSDRDVTVRDGRARDLEHAV, from the coding sequence GTGACCCCCGCCGGCTCCCTGCTCTCCGCGCACGACCTGCGCAAGACCTACGGATCGACCCCCGCGCTCGACGGCGCCTCCTTCTCCGTGCACCCCGGCGAGGTCGTCGCCGTGATGGGCCCGTCCGGCTCCGGCAAGTCCACCCTGCTGCACTGCCTCGCCGGCATCATCACGCCCGACTCCGGCACCATCACCTACGCCGGCCGTGAGCTCTCCACCATGTCCGACGCCGACCGCAGCGCCCTGCGCCGCAGCGAGTTCGGCTTCGTCTTCCAGTTCGGCCAGCTCGTCCCCGAGCTCACCTGCGTGGAGAACGTCGCCCTGCCGATGCGGCTGAACGGTACCCGCCGCAAGGACGCCGAGCGCACCGCCCTCGCCTGGATGGAACGCCTGGAGGTCGAGGACATCGGCGCCAAGCGCCCCGGCGAGGTCTCCGGCGGCCAGGGCCAGCGCGTCGCCGTGGCCCGGGCGCTCGCCGCCTCCCCGAAGGTGATCTTCGCGGACGAGCCGACCGGCGCCCTGGACTCCTTCAACGGCGAGCGGGTCATGCAACTGCTCACCGAGGCCGCCCGCTCCGCCAACGTCGCCGTGGTCCTGGTGACCCACGAGGCCCGCGTCGCCGCCTACTCCGACCGCGACGTCACCGTGCGCGACGGCCGGGCCCGCGACCTGGAGCACGCCGTATGA
- the fomD gene encoding cytidylyl-2-hydroxypropylphosphonate hydrolase, whose product MTGSGEIERWTPGDQILWRYRGNGPERPDSAARPFHICRPVTVVQDTEELLAVWVAPGTECVKPVLADGTDVHAEPLATRYTAPRTTARSLWLGNGVLKLAAPGLPWSVWLFWERGWQFRSWYVNLEEPRTRWAGGVDSEDHFLDISVYPDRSWLWRDEDEFEQAQRVGLIAPDVADRVRAAGHEAVGLIRDWAAPFRDGWENWRPDPAWRVPELPDDWDRRPDDSDRTPSAMPS is encoded by the coding sequence ATGACAGGTAGCGGAGAGATTGAGCGCTGGACGCCGGGTGATCAGATCCTGTGGCGCTACCGGGGCAACGGCCCCGAGCGGCCGGATTCGGCCGCGCGCCCGTTCCACATCTGCCGCCCGGTCACGGTCGTCCAGGACACCGAGGAGCTGCTGGCGGTGTGGGTGGCGCCCGGCACCGAGTGCGTCAAGCCGGTCCTGGCGGACGGCACCGATGTGCACGCCGAACCCCTCGCCACCCGGTACACCGCCCCGCGCACCACCGCCCGCTCCCTCTGGCTGGGCAACGGGGTGCTGAAGCTGGCCGCACCCGGCCTGCCCTGGTCGGTCTGGCTGTTCTGGGAGCGCGGCTGGCAGTTCCGCAGCTGGTACGTGAACCTGGAGGAGCCGCGCACCCGGTGGGCCGGCGGCGTCGACTCCGAGGACCACTTCCTCGACATCTCCGTCTACCCGGACCGCAGCTGGCTCTGGCGCGACGAGGACGAGTTCGAGCAGGCCCAGCGGGTCGGCCTGATCGCGCCGGACGTGGCGGACCGGGTGCGGGCGGCGGGGCACGAGGCGGTCGGGCTGATCCGTGACTGGGCGGCGCCGTTCCGTGACGGCTGGGAGAACTGGCGGCCCGATCCGGCGTGGCGGGTACCCGAACTGCCCGACGACTGGGACCGTCGGCCGGATGACTCGGACCGCACGCCTTCCGCCATGCCGTCGTGA
- a CDS encoding ATP-binding SpoIIE family protein phosphatase: protein MTEHPTSHEGRQPLAARPQERTRPRQRDAAVAAAAAATAIPAPAKGSGPAGPDPQAATRREGDRLRFVGAATRRIARGIDLDEIVLGLCRASVPTFSDAILVYLRDPLPVGDERPVNPFVLRLRRSDRLRLTEEETESLPETERLRLPTVDPQADLMPAAELCEVRAGSALAEVLRGVRPVFGDAAAARVALPELLGADRAVPSGHRVILAPLRGRRRVIGAAVFLRGAERLPFEANDLLVAAQLATHTALGIDKAVLYGREAYIADELQRTMLPDSLPQPTGVKLASRYLPAAETARVGGDWYDAIPLPGSRVALVVGDVMGHSMTSAAIMGQLRTTAQTLAGLDLPPQEVLHHLDEQAQRLGSDRMATCLYAVYDPVAHRITVANAGHPPPVLLHLGGRAEVLRVPPGAPIGVGGVDFEAVELDAPAGATLLLYTDGLVESRLRDVWTGIELLRERLATTARLTGPDHSPPLEALCDDVLDMLGPGDRDDDIALLAARFDGIAPSDVAYWFLDPDDSAPGRARRLARRALGRWGLDELSDSVELLISEVVTNAVRYAERPVTLRLLRTDTLRCEVGDDSPQLPRQRRARDMDENGRGLFLVNRLARRWGATRLSTGKVVWFEMPVRG from the coding sequence GTGACGGAGCACCCCACCTCCCACGAAGGCCGGCAGCCTCTCGCCGCCCGGCCGCAGGAACGCACCCGGCCGCGGCAGCGGGACGCCGCCGTGGCGGCCGCCGCTGCCGCGACGGCGATCCCGGCACCGGCCAAGGGCTCCGGCCCGGCGGGACCCGACCCCCAGGCGGCGACGCGGCGCGAGGGCGACCGGCTGCGCTTCGTGGGGGCCGCGACCCGGCGGATCGCCCGGGGCATAGACCTGGACGAGATCGTGCTGGGGCTGTGCCGGGCCAGTGTCCCGACGTTCTCCGACGCCATACTCGTCTACCTCCGCGACCCGCTGCCCGTCGGCGACGAGCGGCCCGTCAACCCGTTCGTGCTGCGGCTGCGCCGCTCGGACCGGCTGCGGCTGACGGAGGAGGAGACCGAGAGCCTGCCGGAGACCGAGCGGCTGCGGCTGCCCACCGTCGACCCGCAGGCCGATCTGATGCCCGCCGCCGAGCTGTGCGAGGTCCGGGCCGGGAGCGCGCTCGCCGAGGTGCTGCGCGGGGTGCGCCCGGTCTTCGGAGACGCCGCGGCGGCCCGCGTCGCGCTGCCCGAACTGCTCGGCGCCGACCGCGCGGTGCCGTCCGGACACCGGGTGATCCTGGCCCCGCTGCGCGGCCGCCGCCGGGTCATCGGGGCCGCGGTCTTCCTGCGCGGCGCCGAACGCCTGCCGTTCGAGGCCAACGACCTTCTGGTGGCCGCCCAGCTGGCGACGCACACCGCGCTCGGCATCGACAAGGCGGTGCTCTACGGGCGCGAGGCCTACATCGCCGACGAGTTGCAGCGCACGATGCTGCCCGACTCGCTTCCCCAGCCGACCGGCGTGAAACTCGCCTCGCGCTACCTCCCGGCCGCCGAGACGGCCCGGGTCGGCGGCGACTGGTACGACGCGATCCCGCTGCCCGGCAGCCGCGTCGCCCTCGTCGTCGGGGACGTCATGGGCCACTCCATGACCTCCGCCGCGATCATGGGCCAGCTGCGCACCACCGCCCAGACCCTCGCCGGGCTCGACCTGCCGCCGCAGGAGGTGCTGCACCACCTGGACGAGCAGGCGCAGCGGCTCGGCAGCGACCGCATGGCCACCTGCCTGTACGCGGTGTACGACCCGGTCGCGCACCGCATCACCGTCGCCAACGCCGGCCACCCGCCGCCCGTCCTGCTCCACCTGGGCGGCCGCGCGGAGGTGCTGCGGGTGCCCCCGGGCGCCCCGATCGGCGTCGGCGGAGTGGACTTCGAGGCCGTCGAGCTGGACGCCCCGGCCGGCGCGACGCTGCTGCTGTACACCGACGGACTGGTCGAGTCGCGGCTGCGGGACGTATGGACGGGCATCGAGCTGCTGCGCGAACGGCTCGCCACCACGGCCCGGCTGACCGGCCCGGACCACTCGCCGCCGCTGGAGGCGCTCTGCGACGACGTGCTGGACATGCTCGGCCCCGGCGACCGCGACGACGACATCGCGCTGCTGGCCGCCCGCTTCGACGGCATCGCGCCGAGCGACGTGGCGTACTGGTTCCTGGACCCGGACGACTCCGCCCCCGGCCGCGCCCGCAGGCTGGCCCGCAGGGCGCTCGGCCGGTGGGGTCTGGACGAGCTGTCGGACTCCGTGGAGCTCCTGATCAGCGAGGTGGTCACCAACGCCGTGCGGTACGCGGAGCGGCCGGTGACCCTGCGTCTGCTGCGCACGGACACGCTGCGCTGCGAGGTCGGCGACGACTCCCCGCAGCTCCCCCGCCAGCGCCGCGCCCGCGACATGGACGAGAACGGCCGCGGCCTGTTCCTGGTCAACCGGCTGGCCCGGCGCTGGGGCGCGACCCGGCTGTCGACGGGCAAGGTCGTGTGGTTCGAGATGCCGGTGCGCGGATAG
- a CDS encoding class II fumarate hydratase has product MTDQGTGEGYRVEHDSMGEVRVPADAKWRAQTQRAVENFPVSGQRLERAHIEALARIKAAAAKVNAELKVLDPEIARAVQEAAGEVAEGRWDAHFPVDVFQTGSGTSSNMNTNEVVATLATERLGREVHPNDHVNASQSSNDVFPSSIHIAATAAVTAGLIPALDHLAAALERKAEEFATVVKAGRTHLMDATPVTLGQEFAGYAAQVRYGVERLRASLPRLAELPLGGTAVGTGINTPPGFSAAVIAEVARATGLPLTEARDHFEAQGARDGLVETSGQLRTIGVSLTKICNDLRWMASGPRTGLAEISLPDLQPGSSIMPGKVNPVIPEAVLMVAAQVTGNDATVAAAGAAGNFELNVMLPVIAKNLLESVRLLSNAARLLADRTVDGITAHAERAREYAESSPSVVTPLNKYIGYEEAAKVAKKSLAERRTIREVVIESGYVERGDLTEQQLDEALDVLRMTRP; this is encoded by the coding sequence ATGACGGATCAGGGAACGGGCGAGGGCTACCGCGTCGAGCACGACTCGATGGGCGAGGTCAGGGTCCCCGCCGACGCGAAGTGGCGGGCCCAGACGCAGCGGGCCGTGGAGAACTTCCCGGTCTCCGGACAGCGCCTGGAGCGGGCCCACATCGAGGCCCTGGCCCGCATCAAGGCCGCCGCCGCCAAGGTCAACGCCGAGCTGAAGGTCCTGGACCCCGAGATCGCGCGGGCGGTCCAGGAGGCGGCCGGCGAGGTCGCGGAGGGGCGCTGGGACGCGCACTTCCCGGTCGACGTCTTCCAGACCGGCTCGGGTACCTCCTCGAACATGAACACCAATGAGGTGGTGGCCACGCTCGCCACCGAGCGCCTCGGCCGCGAGGTCCACCCCAACGACCACGTCAACGCCTCGCAGTCCTCCAACGACGTCTTCCCCTCCTCCATCCACATCGCGGCGACCGCCGCGGTGACCGCCGGCCTGATCCCCGCCCTGGACCATCTGGCGGCCGCCCTGGAGCGCAAGGCGGAGGAGTTCGCCACGGTCGTGAAGGCCGGGCGCACCCATCTGATGGACGCCACGCCCGTCACCCTCGGCCAGGAGTTCGCCGGGTACGCGGCGCAGGTCCGCTACGGCGTCGAGCGGCTGCGCGCCTCGCTCCCCCGCCTCGCGGAACTCCCGCTCGGCGGCACGGCCGTGGGCACCGGCATCAACACCCCGCCCGGCTTCTCCGCCGCCGTGATCGCCGAGGTGGCCCGCGCCACCGGACTGCCGCTCACCGAGGCCCGCGACCACTTCGAGGCGCAGGGCGCGCGGGACGGCCTGGTGGAGACCTCCGGCCAGCTGCGCACCATCGGCGTCTCGCTCACCAAGATCTGCAACGACCTGCGCTGGATGGCGTCGGGCCCGCGCACCGGTCTCGCCGAGATCTCCCTGCCCGACCTCCAGCCGGGCTCCTCGATCATGCCGGGCAAGGTCAATCCGGTCATCCCCGAGGCGGTCCTGATGGTCGCCGCGCAGGTCACCGGGAACGACGCCACGGTCGCCGCGGCGGGCGCGGCGGGCAACTTCGAGCTGAACGTGATGCTCCCGGTCATCGCGAAGAACCTGCTGGAGTCCGTACGGCTGCTCTCCAACGCCGCGCGGCTGCTCGCGGACCGCACGGTCGACGGGATCACCGCGCACGCGGAACGGGCCAGGGAGTACGCCGAGTCCTCGCCGTCCGTCGTCACCCCGCTGAACAAGTACATCGGCTACGAGGAGGCCGCGAAGGTCGCCAAGAAGTCGCTCGCCGAGCGCCGGACGATCCGCGAGGTGGTCATCGAGTCGGGCTACGTGGAGCGCGGCGACCTGACCGAACAGCAGCTCGACGAGGCTCTGGATGTGCTGCGCATGACCCGGCCGTGA
- a CDS encoding PadR family transcriptional regulator, protein MSIGHTLLGLLESGPRHGYDLKRTFDEKFGHDRPLHYGQVYSTMSRLLKNGLVEVDGVESGGGPERKRYAITDAGITDVATWLAQPEKPEPYLQSTLYTKVVLALLTGRDAGDVLDAQRSEHLRMMRILTDRKRRGDLADQLICDHALFHLEADLRWLELTAARLGRLAEVVAP, encoded by the coding sequence ATGTCTATCGGCCACACCCTGCTCGGGCTCCTGGAGTCCGGTCCCCGCCATGGTTACGACCTGAAGCGGACCTTCGACGAGAAGTTCGGGCACGACCGCCCGCTGCACTACGGGCAGGTCTACTCGACCATGTCCCGGCTCCTGAAGAACGGCCTCGTCGAGGTCGACGGCGTGGAGAGCGGGGGTGGCCCCGAGCGCAAGCGCTACGCGATCACCGACGCCGGCATCACCGATGTCGCCACCTGGCTCGCGCAGCCCGAGAAGCCCGAGCCGTACCTCCAGTCGACCCTGTACACCAAGGTCGTCCTGGCCCTGCTCACCGGCCGCGACGCCGGCGACGTGCTGGACGCCCAGCGCTCCGAGCACCTGCGCATGATGCGCATCCTCACCGACCGCAAGCGCCGCGGCGACCTCGCCGACCAGCTGATCTGCGACCACGCGCTCTTCCACCTGGAAGCCGACCTGCGCTGGCTGGAACTGACCGCCGCCCGGCTCGGCCGGCTCGCGGAGGTGGTGGCCCCGTGA